One stretch of Streptomyces agglomeratus DNA includes these proteins:
- a CDS encoding roadblock/LC7 domain-containing protein: MRRALRRRAERKKLMATQPEVLDELRQLRARVPQLTGALAASVDGLVLAQDTTTVEPEGIAALTAAALGVSVRLADATGQGAFRELLVRGDHGYVATYAAGTSAVLTLLAEPRINVGRLHLEARRASVRIGALVDSSRENA; this comes from the coding sequence ATGAGGCGCGCCCTGAGACGTCGCGCGGAAAGGAAGAAGCTGATGGCCACCCAACCCGAAGTCCTCGACGAGCTGCGGCAGTTGAGGGCCCGGGTACCCCAGCTGACCGGAGCGCTGGCGGCGAGTGTCGACGGGCTCGTACTCGCCCAGGACACCACGACCGTGGAGCCCGAGGGGATCGCGGCGCTCACCGCTGCGGCACTCGGCGTCTCCGTCCGGCTGGCGGACGCCACCGGTCAGGGCGCCTTCCGCGAGCTGCTCGTACGCGGCGACCACGGCTATGTGGCCACCTACGCGGCGGGAACGTCCGCCGTCCTCACCCTCCTCGCCGAGCCGCGCATCAACGTCGGCCGGCTCCACCTGGAAGCCCGCCGGGCCAGTGTCCGCATCGGCGCCCTGGTCGACAGCTCCCGGGAGAACGCATGA
- a CDS encoding APC family permease, producing the protein MTSTSEAPGAAGEPAGAGGPGAAGEPGAANGTPLKRALGPKLLILFVIGDILGTGIYATTGKVAGKVGGALWLPFAIGFVVALLTAASYVELVGKYPKAAGAALYTQRAFKVPFLTFIIAFMVMCSGLSSASAAARAFSGDYLAEFTDAVPPTLVAILFVVALAALNLRGVSESVKTNVVLTLVELTGLAIILAIGAYAVFTGGGEPARLGEFQASGTGYALLTSVLGATALGFFAFVGFEDSVNMAEETKDPERTFPKAIFIGVAVTGTVYVLVALVSSLLVDYTTLRDSSGPLLEVVKAGGVDFPPKLFALIALFAVTNSALINIMMASRLCYGMANERILPRAMGRVLSGRRTPVVGIVFVSLLAIGLVATGEIEGLGDTTAFLLLCVFAVVNIAVLVLRKDRVAHRHFRTPTALPVLGAITALVLASPLADRPADVYIRAGVLLLIGIGLWAINKAVMRARNES; encoded by the coding sequence ATGACCAGCACGTCCGAAGCGCCGGGAGCAGCCGGGGAACCCGCAGGCGCCGGAGGACCGGGAGCTGCCGGAGAACCCGGAGCCGCCAACGGCACACCGCTCAAGCGGGCCCTCGGACCCAAGCTGCTGATCCTGTTCGTGATCGGCGACATCCTGGGCACCGGCATCTACGCCACCACCGGCAAAGTGGCGGGGAAGGTCGGCGGCGCGCTGTGGCTTCCGTTCGCGATCGGCTTCGTCGTGGCGCTGCTGACAGCGGCGTCGTACGTCGAGCTGGTCGGCAAGTATCCGAAGGCCGCCGGCGCCGCGCTCTACACGCAGAGGGCCTTCAAGGTCCCGTTCCTCACGTTCATCATCGCCTTCATGGTGATGTGCTCGGGCCTGTCGTCCGCCAGCGCGGCCGCCCGTGCCTTCAGCGGTGACTACCTGGCCGAGTTCACGGACGCCGTGCCGCCGACGCTCGTCGCGATCCTGTTCGTCGTCGCGCTCGCCGCGCTCAATCTGCGCGGGGTCTCGGAGTCCGTGAAGACCAACGTCGTGCTGACGCTCGTCGAACTGACCGGTCTGGCGATCATCCTCGCGATCGGTGCGTACGCCGTCTTCACGGGCGGCGGCGAACCCGCGCGGCTCGGCGAGTTCCAGGCGTCCGGCACCGGTTACGCCCTCCTCACGAGCGTGCTCGGCGCCACGGCGCTCGGCTTCTTCGCCTTCGTCGGTTTCGAGGACTCCGTCAACATGGCCGAGGAGACGAAGGACCCGGAGCGCACCTTCCCGAAGGCGATCTTCATCGGCGTCGCCGTCACCGGAACCGTCTACGTCCTGGTCGCCCTGGTCTCGTCCCTGCTCGTCGACTACACGACGCTGCGGGATTCGAGCGGGCCGCTGCTCGAAGTCGTGAAGGCGGGCGGCGTCGACTTCCCGCCCAAACTCTTCGCCCTCATCGCGCTGTTCGCGGTCACCAACTCCGCGCTGATCAACATCATGATGGCTTCGCGGCTCTGTTACGGGATGGCCAACGAACGCATCCTGCCGCGCGCCATGGGCCGGGTCCTGTCCGGCCGCCGCACGCCCGTCGTCGGCATCGTGTTCGTGTCGCTGCTCGCGATCGGCCTGGTGGCGACCGGCGAGATCGAGGGACTGGGCGACACGACGGCGTTCCTCCTGCTGTGCGTGTTCGCCGTGGTCAACATCGCCGTGCTGGTGCTCCGCAAGGACCGGGTGGCGCACCGTCATTTCCGTACACCGACGGCCCTGCCCGTACTCGGCGCGATCACCGCGCTCGTCCTCGCCAGCCCGCTGGCCGACCGGCCGGCGGACGTGTACATCCGCGCGGGCGTACTACTTCTGATCGGAATCGGTCTCTGGGCGATCAATAAAGCAGTAATGAGGGCACGAAACGAAAGCTAG
- a CDS encoding SRPBCC family protein: MANKSVAVERRIRADADRVWQAMTDLEDMPRVLSGVDEVEVLERSPAGPFGVGTRWRETRRMLGKQATEEMYVTASEPPVRYVVEADSHGAHYVSEFVLRAEGPGVTAVRMTFTAVPPSGAAGLLAKVLGGLGARAVRKAIAKDLDDVAAAVEQARG, encoded by the coding sequence ATGGCGAACAAGAGCGTGGCCGTCGAGCGGCGGATCCGGGCCGACGCGGACCGGGTCTGGCAGGCAATGACCGATCTGGAAGACATGCCGCGAGTGCTGAGCGGCGTGGACGAGGTGGAGGTCCTGGAGCGGTCACCGGCCGGCCCGTTCGGCGTCGGCACGCGCTGGCGGGAGACCCGGCGGATGCTGGGCAAACAGGCGACCGAGGAGATGTACGTGACGGCGAGCGAGCCGCCGGTGCGCTATGTGGTGGAGGCCGACTCGCACGGCGCGCATTACGTTTCGGAGTTCGTCCTGCGCGCCGAAGGGCCCGGCGTGACGGCCGTCCGGATGACGTTCACCGCCGTCCCGCCCTCGGGAGCCGCCGGGCTGCTGGCCAAGGTGCTGGGGGGGCTGGGCGCGCGAGCGGTGAGGAAGGCGATCGCCAAGGACCTGGACGACGTCGCGGCCGCCGTGGAGCAGGCGCGCGGCTGA
- a CDS encoding diaminopimelate decarboxylase — protein MGPGPSAPERRAHAVRAAVEQGIVGPDVPLVGLLDVTGIRASAAALRAAFDQVTPPGTPVLHAFAVKATPLVPVLRLLYEHGGIGAEVASPGELALARTAGVRPAHTVLDSPAKTPAELREALALGIAVNADNPQELARIDALVSSAPTSSPIGLRVNAQIGGGSIGALSTATATSKFGVALRDPGAREWVVRACLDRPWLTRLHTHSGSQGLPLELMARGVAAAYELAEEINAAVGRRQIDTVDIGGGLPVNFTSDSETPSYADYARLLKQHVPGLLDGRYGLVTEFGRSLLAKHGTVLARVEYAKTSGDRPIAITHAGVQIATRTVYAPESWPLRIAAYDAKGLPKPGPPVAQDVAGPACFAGDLLAENRLLPPLDQGDYAAVLDTGAYYMAAHYAYNSLARAGIHGFTAGPGGVRFSVVRPPQTVDEIVAESGGAHADALLA, from the coding sequence ATGGGACCCGGGCCGAGCGCCCCCGAGCGCCGGGCGCACGCCGTGCGCGCCGCCGTCGAGCAGGGCATCGTCGGCCCCGACGTGCCCCTCGTCGGCCTCCTCGACGTCACCGGCATCCGTGCCTCGGCCGCCGCCCTGCGCGCCGCGTTCGACCAGGTCACCCCGCCCGGCACGCCGGTCCTGCACGCCTTCGCCGTCAAGGCGACCCCGCTGGTCCCGGTCCTGCGGCTGCTGTACGAGCACGGCGGCATCGGCGCCGAGGTGGCGAGTCCCGGCGAGCTGGCGCTGGCCCGCACCGCCGGCGTACGCCCGGCGCACACTGTTCTGGACTCCCCGGCCAAGACCCCCGCCGAGCTGCGCGAGGCCCTCGCCCTCGGCATCGCGGTCAACGCCGACAACCCCCAGGAACTCGCCCGCATCGACGCCCTGGTCTCTTCGGCCCCCACCAGCTCGCCCATCGGCCTGCGCGTCAACGCCCAGATCGGCGGCGGCTCCATCGGCGCGCTCTCCACCGCCACCGCGACCTCGAAGTTCGGCGTGGCGCTGCGCGACCCCGGCGCCCGTGAATGGGTCGTACGCGCCTGCCTGGACCGGCCGTGGCTGACCCGGCTGCACACGCACTCCGGTTCGCAGGGCCTGCCCCTGGAACTGATGGCCCGGGGCGTGGCGGCGGCGTACGAACTCGCCGAGGAGATCAACGCGGCGGTGGGCCGGCGGCAGATCGACACCGTCGACATCGGCGGCGGCCTGCCCGTCAACTTCACCTCCGACTCCGAGACCCCGTCGTACGCCGACTACGCCCGCCTCCTCAAGCAGCACGTCCCCGGCCTGCTCGACGGGCGGTACGGCCTGGTCACCGAGTTCGGCCGTTCGCTGCTCGCCAAGCACGGCACGGTCCTCGCGCGCGTCGAGTACGCGAAGACCTCCGGCGACCGGCCGATCGCCATCACCCACGCGGGCGTCCAGATCGCCACGCGGACCGTGTACGCCCCCGAGTCCTGGCCGCTGCGCATCGCGGCGTACGACGCGAAGGGCCTGCCGAAGCCCGGCCCGCCCGTCGCACAGGACGTGGCGGGCCCCGCGTGCTTCGCGGGCGACCTGCTCGCCGAGAACCGGCTGCTGCCGCCGCTCGACCAGGGCGACTACGCGGCGGTGCTGGACACCGGCGCGTACTACATGGCCGCGCACTACGCCTACAACAGCCTTGCGAGGGCGGGGATCCACGGCTTCACGGCCGGCCCCGGCGGCGTCCGGTTCAGCGTCGTACGGCCACCGCAGACCGTCGACGAGATCGTCGCCGAGTCGGGCGGCGCGCACGCGGACGCCCTGCTGGCGTGA
- the hutU gene encoding urocanate hydratase has translation MSGPRPVRAPRGTELSALGWQQEAALRMLQNNLDPEVAEHPDKLVVYGGTGKAARDWRSFDAMVRTLKTLKQDETMLVQSGRPVGVMQTHEWAPRVLIANSNLVGDWANWEEFRRLEALGLTMYGQMTAGSWIYIGTQGILQGTYETFAAVAAKKFNGTLAGTITLTAGLGGMGGAQPLAVTMNDGVAICIDVDPRAIERRIEHRYLDVKANSLEHALQLAVEARDARRPLSIGLLGNAAELLPRMLAEGAPIDIVTDQTSAHDPLAYLPIGVEFDDMASYAAEKPADFTLRARESMAKHVEAMVGFMDAGAEVFDYGNSIRGEAQLAGYARAFDFPGFVPAYIRPLFCEGRGPFRWAALSGEASDIHKTDKALLDLFPADDSIQNASLHRWIKMAGERVHFQGLPARICWLGQGERDKAGALFNDMVADGTLAAPLAIGRDHLDCGSVASPYRETEAMLDGSDAIADWPLLNAMVNVASGASWVSIHHGGGVGMGRSIHAGQVSVADGTKLAGEKIRRVLTNDPGMGVIRHVDAGYDIAEKTADEQGVRIPMREGE, from the coding sequence ATGTCAGGACCCCGACCCGTACGGGCGCCGCGCGGTACGGAGCTGAGCGCCCTGGGATGGCAGCAGGAAGCCGCCCTGCGCATGCTCCAGAACAACCTCGACCCCGAGGTCGCCGAGCACCCGGACAAGCTCGTCGTCTACGGAGGCACGGGCAAGGCGGCCCGGGACTGGCGCTCGTTCGATGCCATGGTGCGCACCCTCAAGACCCTGAAGCAGGACGAGACGATGCTCGTCCAGTCCGGGCGTCCGGTCGGCGTCATGCAGACCCACGAGTGGGCCCCGCGCGTCCTCATCGCCAACTCCAACCTGGTCGGCGACTGGGCGAACTGGGAGGAGTTCCGCCGCCTGGAGGCGCTCGGCCTGACCATGTACGGCCAGATGACCGCCGGGTCGTGGATCTACATCGGCACCCAGGGCATCCTCCAGGGCACGTACGAGACCTTCGCGGCCGTCGCCGCGAAGAAGTTCAACGGCACCCTCGCCGGCACCATCACCCTCACCGCCGGCCTCGGCGGCATGGGCGGCGCCCAGCCCCTCGCCGTGACCATGAACGACGGCGTCGCCATCTGTATCGACGTCGACCCGCGCGCCATCGAGCGCCGCATCGAGCACCGCTACCTCGACGTGAAGGCCAACAGCCTGGAGCACGCCCTCCAGCTCGCCGTCGAGGCCCGTGACGCCCGCAGGCCGCTGTCCATCGGCCTCCTCGGCAACGCGGCAGAGCTGCTTCCGCGCATGCTCGCCGAGGGCGCGCCCATCGACATCGTCACCGACCAGACCAGCGCCCACGACCCGCTCGCGTACCTCCCCATCGGTGTCGAGTTCGACGACATGGCGTCGTACGCCGCCGAGAAGCCCGCCGACTTCACGCTGCGCGCCCGCGAGTCCATGGCCAAGCACGTCGAGGCGATGGTCGGCTTCATGGACGCGGGCGCCGAGGTCTTCGACTACGGCAACTCGATCCGCGGCGAGGCCCAGCTGGCCGGGTACGCGCGCGCCTTCGACTTCCCCGGCTTCGTCCCGGCGTACATCCGTCCGTTGTTCTGCGAGGGCAGGGGCCCGTTCCGCTGGGCGGCGCTGTCCGGCGAGGCGTCGGACATCCACAAGACCGACAAGGCGCTGCTCGACCTCTTCCCGGCGGACGACTCCATTCAGAACGCGTCCCTCCACCGCTGGATCAAGATGGCCGGCGAGCGCGTCCACTTCCAGGGCCTGCCGGCCCGCATCTGCTGGCTCGGCCAGGGCGAGCGGGACAAGGCTGGCGCCCTGTTCAACGACATGGTCGCCGACGGCACCCTCGCGGCCCCGCTCGCGATCGGCCGCGACCACCTCGACTGCGGCTCGGTGGCGTCCCCGTACCGCGAGACCGAGGCCATGCTCGACGGCTCCGACGCGATCGCCGACTGGCCGCTGCTGAACGCGATGGTCAACGTGGCGTCCGGCGCGTCCTGGGTCTCCATCCACCACGGCGGCGGCGTCGGCATGGGCCGTTCGATCCACGCGGGCCAGGTGTCGGTGGCCGACGGCACGAAGCTCGCGGGCGAGAAGATCCGGCGCGTACTGACGAACGACCCGGGCATGGGCGTCATCCGTCACGTCGACGCGGGCTACGACATCGCGGAGAAGACGGCGGACGAGCAGGGCGTACGGATCCCGATGCGGGAGGGCGAGTGA
- a CDS encoding allantoate amidohydrolase, whose protein sequence is MWADLKPIGRDAGSGGYRRYAWTAADQDCRAWFKAQAESRGLTYELDRNGNQWAWQGDPLAGDAVVTGSHLDSVPDGGAFDGPLGVVSSFAALDELRRRGVEFSKPLAVTNFGDEEGARFGLACVGSRLAAGQLTVAKAHELRDGDGVSLPRAMEAAGYDPSAMGPDPERLARIGAFVELHVEQGRALDVSGDAVGIASAIWPHGRWRFDFHGEANHAGTTRLEDRRDPMLTYAETVVAARREARLAGALATFAKVSVEPNGVNAIPSLVRGWLDSRAADQATLDQVIAGIEQAARESATRSGIDLRITQESFTPVVEFEHALRDELAKLLHGDRGDVPVLGTGAGHDAGILSASVPTAMLFVRNPTGISHSPAEYAAEDDCVAGVIALADVLEGLACT, encoded by the coding sequence ATGTGGGCGGACCTGAAGCCGATCGGGCGCGACGCCGGTTCCGGCGGCTACCGCCGCTACGCGTGGACGGCCGCCGACCAGGACTGCCGCGCCTGGTTCAAGGCCCAGGCCGAGTCGCGCGGCCTGACGTACGAACTGGACCGCAACGGCAACCAGTGGGCCTGGCAGGGCGACCCGCTGGCCGGGGACGCGGTCGTCACCGGGTCGCACCTCGACTCGGTCCCGGACGGCGGCGCCTTCGACGGCCCGCTCGGCGTCGTGTCCTCCTTCGCCGCGCTCGACGAACTCCGCCGCAGGGGAGTGGAGTTCAGCAAGCCGCTGGCCGTGACCAACTTCGGCGACGAGGAGGGCGCCCGCTTCGGCCTGGCCTGTGTGGGCTCCCGCCTGGCGGCCGGTCAGCTCACGGTCGCCAAGGCCCACGAGCTCCGGGACGGGGACGGCGTCAGCCTCCCCCGGGCCATGGAGGCGGCCGGATACGACCCGTCCGCCATGGGACCGGACCCGGAGCGCCTGGCCCGTATCGGCGCGTTCGTCGAGCTGCACGTGGAACAGGGCCGCGCGCTGGACGTCTCCGGTGACGCCGTCGGCATCGCGTCCGCCATCTGGCCGCACGGCCGCTGGCGGTTCGACTTCCACGGCGAGGCGAACCACGCGGGCACCACTCGCCTGGAGGACCGCCGCGATCCGATGCTGACGTACGCCGAGACCGTCGTCGCGGCCCGCCGCGAGGCACGGCTCGCCGGGGCCCTCGCCACCTTCGCCAAGGTGTCCGTCGAGCCGAACGGCGTCAACGCGATCCCCTCCCTGGTACGCGGCTGGCTCGACTCGCGCGCCGCTGACCAGGCAACTCTCGATCAGGTCATCGCCGGCATCGAGCAGGCGGCACGCGAGAGCGCCACCCGCTCGGGCATCGACCTGCGCATCACGCAGGAGTCCTTCACCCCGGTGGTGGAGTTCGAGCACGCCCTGCGCGACGAGCTGGCCAAACTCCTGCACGGCGATCGCGGCGACGTTCCGGTCCTCGGCACCGGCGCGGGACACGACGCGGGTATTTTGTCCGCTTCGGTCCCGACCGCCATGCTGTTCGTACGGAACCCCACGGGTATCTCGCACTCTCCGGCCGAGTACGCCGCCGAGGACGACTGCGTCGCGGGGGTCATCGCACTCGCCGACGTACTGGAGGGGCTCGCGTGCACGTGA
- a CDS encoding formimidoylglutamate deiminase has protein sequence MHVTYWLEHAWLDTFVEPGVALDVTDGRITAVRKDVPTPPPGATVLRGLTLPGFANAHSHAFHRALRSTVQVGSGTFWTWREVMYSVASRLTPETYFDLAKAVYAEMAMAGVSAVGEFHYLHHAPGGTPYAEPNEMGEALIAAAAEAGIRITLLDTAYLASGFGTPPNRQQQRFSDGTAEAWAERASLLKDRDHARIGAAIHSVRAVPADQLATVAAWAQARVTPLHVHLSEQTAENDACLATHGCTPTRLLADHGVLGPRTTGVHNTHLTDEDIALLGSTSTGTCMCPTTERDLADGIGPATRLQKAGSTLSLGSDSHAVIDMMEEARAMELNERLRSRTRGHWTAASLLRAASADGHEALGWRDAGSIEAGALADLTTIALDSVRTAGPLPRLGGETAVFAASACDVRHMVVAGRHIVRDGVHTMIEDVPRAMATAIAAVYR, from the coding sequence GTGCACGTGACCTACTGGCTGGAGCACGCCTGGCTCGACACCTTCGTCGAGCCGGGCGTGGCCCTGGACGTGACCGACGGCCGCATCACGGCCGTACGCAAGGACGTCCCCACCCCGCCGCCCGGCGCCACGGTCCTGCGGGGCCTGACGCTGCCGGGCTTCGCCAACGCCCACTCCCACGCCTTCCACCGGGCGCTGCGCTCGACGGTGCAGGTCGGCTCGGGCACGTTCTGGACGTGGCGGGAGGTGATGTACAGCGTCGCCTCCCGGCTGACGCCCGAGACGTACTTCGACCTGGCCAAGGCGGTGTACGCCGAGATGGCGATGGCCGGGGTCAGCGCGGTGGGGGAGTTCCACTACCTGCACCACGCGCCGGGCGGCACGCCCTACGCCGAGCCCAACGAGATGGGGGAGGCCCTCATCGCGGCCGCCGCCGAGGCCGGCATCCGCATCACGCTGCTGGACACGGCGTACCTCGCGTCGGGCTTCGGCACGCCGCCCAACCGCCAGCAGCAGCGCTTCTCGGACGGCACGGCCGAAGCGTGGGCGGAGCGGGCGTCGCTGCTGAAGGACCGCGACCACGCGCGGATCGGGGCGGCCATCCACTCGGTACGGGCCGTCCCGGCCGACCAGCTGGCGACGGTCGCGGCGTGGGCGCAGGCCCGCGTGACGCCGCTGCACGTCCACCTCTCCGAGCAGACCGCCGAGAACGACGCGTGCCTGGCCACGCACGGGTGCACGCCGACGCGGCTCCTGGCGGACCACGGGGTCCTGGGGCCGCGTACGACGGGCGTACACAACACCCACCTGACGGACGAGGACATCGCCCTCCTCGGCTCCACCTCCACCGGTACCTGCATGTGCCCCACGACGGAACGCGACCTGGCCGACGGCATCGGGCCGGCCACGCGTCTGCAAAAGGCGGGGTCCACGCTCTCGCTGGGCAGTGACAGCCACGCGGTGATCGACATGATGGAGGAGGCGCGGGCGATGGAGCTTAACGAACGCCTGCGCTCGCGGACGCGGGGCCACTGGACGGCGGCCTCCCTGCTCCGCGCCGCGTCCGCCGACGGGCACGAGGCGCTGGGCTGGCGCGACGCGGGGTCGATCGAGGCCGGGGCGCTGGCGGACCTCACGACCATCGCGCTGGACTCGGTGAGAACGGCCGGACCGCTTCCTCGGCTGGGCGGTGAGACGGCGGTGTTCGCGGCGTCGGCGTGCGACGTGCGCCACATGGTCGTGGCGGGCCGCCACATCGTCCGTGACGGCGTCCACACCATGATCGAGGACGTCCCCCGGGCCATGGCCACAGCGATCGCCGCCGTCTACAGGTAA
- the hutI gene encoding imidazolonepropionase, with amino-acid sequence MSTTLVTNIGSLVTNDPARAESTGTGPLGLVQDAAVVIDGDRIAWTGRAADAPSADSVYDARGRAAIPGFVDSHSHLVFAGDRTQEFNARMSGRAYSAGGIRTTVAATRAATDEALEANVTRYLREALRQGTTTFETKSGYGLTTHDEARALRIAARHTDEVTYLGAHIVSPDYADDPAAYVELVTGEMLDACAPHARWIDVFCEKGAFDGDQARAILTAGKAKGLHPRIHANQLSHGPGVQLAAELDAASADHCTHLTDADVDALANSRTVATLLPGAEFSTRAAWPDARRLLDAGATVALSTDCNPGSSFTSSMPFCVALAVRDMGMTPDEAVWSATAGGAAALRRTDIGRVTPGARADLVLLDAPSHVHLAYRPGVPLVSEVWRRGVRTTGHAG; translated from the coding sequence GTGAGCACCACCCTCGTCACCAACATCGGCAGCCTCGTCACCAACGACCCCGCCCGGGCCGAAAGCACCGGCACCGGGCCCCTCGGCCTCGTCCAGGACGCCGCCGTCGTCATCGACGGCGACCGCATCGCCTGGACCGGCCGGGCCGCCGACGCGCCCTCCGCCGACAGCGTGTACGACGCGCGGGGCCGTGCGGCGATCCCCGGTTTCGTCGACTCGCACTCGCACCTCGTGTTCGCCGGCGACCGCACCCAGGAGTTCAACGCCCGCATGTCGGGCCGCGCCTACTCCGCCGGCGGCATCCGCACCACCGTCGCCGCCACCCGCGCCGCGACCGACGAGGCGCTCGAAGCGAACGTCACCCGCTACCTGCGCGAGGCCCTGCGCCAGGGGACGACCACGTTCGAGACCAAGTCGGGCTACGGCCTGACCACCCACGACGAGGCCCGCGCCCTGCGCATCGCCGCACGCCACACCGACGAGGTCACCTACCTCGGCGCGCACATCGTGTCGCCCGACTACGCCGACGACCCGGCGGCGTACGTCGAACTCGTCACCGGCGAGATGCTCGACGCCTGCGCACCCCACGCCCGCTGGATCGACGTCTTCTGCGAGAAGGGGGCCTTCGACGGCGACCAGGCCCGCGCCATCCTCACCGCCGGCAAGGCCAAGGGCCTGCACCCGCGCATCCACGCCAACCAGCTCAGCCACGGCCCCGGCGTCCAGCTCGCCGCCGAACTCGACGCGGCGAGCGCCGACCACTGCACGCACCTCACGGACGCGGACGTGGACGCCCTCGCGAACAGCCGTACCGTCGCCACGCTGCTCCCAGGCGCCGAGTTCTCCACCCGCGCCGCCTGGCCGGACGCCCGCAGGCTCCTCGACGCGGGCGCGACCGTCGCGCTGTCCACGGACTGCAATCCGGGCTCGTCCTTCACCAGTTCCATGCCGTTCTGCGTGGCACTCGCCGTGCGCGACATGGGGATGACCCCGGACGAGGCCGTCTGGTCGGCCACGGCGGGCGGCGCGGCGGCCCTGCGCCGTACGGACATCGGCCGCGTCACGCCCGGCGCCCGCGCCGACCTGGTGCTGCTGGACGCCCCGTCCCACGTACACCTCGCCTACCGCCCCGGAGTCCCGCTCGTGTCCGAAGTGTGGCGAAGGGGTGTGCGTACGACGGGTCACGCGGGGTAG
- a CDS encoding RNA polymerase sigma factor SigF, translated as MEETMSPRLDEPRTRPVQQTAPSTPLPALATLPEQNQTKPEELDGLEGLEGLPEIPPYDEVGALDARALSKTLFARLETLEEGTHEYAYVRNTLVELNLALVKFAASRFRSRSEPMEDIIQVGTIGLIKSIDRFELSRGVEFPTFAMPTIVGEIKRFFRDTSWSVRVPRRLQELRLDLAKAGDELAQQLDRAPTVGELAKRLDLTNEEVVEGMAASNAYTASSLDAQPEEDDSEGALADRIGYEDHGLEGIEYVESLKPLIAELPARDRKILSLRFVANMTQSEIGDELGISQMHVSRLLSRTLNKLRKGLTVEE; from the coding sequence ATGGAGGAGACCATGTCACCCCGGCTCGACGAACCGCGAACGCGCCCTGTGCAGCAGACCGCGCCGTCGACACCCCTGCCCGCCCTGGCCACCCTGCCCGAGCAGAACCAGACCAAACCGGAGGAACTCGACGGCCTTGAGGGCCTTGAGGGCCTTCCCGAGATTCCGCCGTACGACGAGGTGGGGGCGCTCGACGCCCGGGCCCTGTCGAAGACGCTCTTCGCGCGCCTGGAGACTCTCGAAGAGGGCACGCACGAGTACGCGTACGTTCGCAACACGCTCGTCGAACTGAACCTGGCCCTGGTCAAGTTCGCCGCTTCCCGGTTCCGCTCCCGCAGCGAACCGATGGAGGACATCATCCAGGTCGGCACCATCGGCCTGATCAAGTCGATCGACCGCTTCGAGCTCAGCAGAGGCGTCGAGTTCCCCACCTTCGCGATGCCGACCATCGTCGGCGAGATCAAGCGCTTCTTCCGTGACACGTCCTGGTCGGTCCGCGTCCCGCGCCGCCTCCAGGAACTGCGCCTGGACCTCGCGAAGGCAGGTGACGAGCTCGCCCAGCAGCTCGACCGCGCCCCGACGGTGGGCGAGCTCGCGAAGCGTCTCGACCTCACCAACGAGGAGGTCGTCGAGGGCATGGCCGCGAGCAACGCGTACACCGCGAGCTCGCTGGACGCCCAGCCCGAGGAGGACGACTCCGAGGGCGCGCTCGCCGACCGGATCGGCTACGAGGACCACGGCCTCGAAGGCATCGAGTACGTCGAGTCCCTGAAGCCGCTCATCGCCGAACTCCCCGCGCGGGACCGGAAGATCCTGTCACTGCGTTTCGTCGCGAACATGACGCAGTCGGAGATCGGCGACGAGCTCGGCATCTCGCAGATGCACGTGTCACGGCTGCTGTCGCGCACGCTGAACAAGCTGCGCAAGGGCCTGACCGTGGAGGAGTGA
- a CDS encoding STAS domain-containing protein, with protein MERGTVGSANRGRLRVAVRTEGQSEIVTPAGELDHHTAELLREPLENALEAGRARLVIDCSALDFCDSTGLNVLLGARLKAEAAGGAVHLAAMQPVVARVFEITGAEAVFTIHESLEDAMEE; from the coding sequence ATGGAGCGCGGGACGGTCGGCAGCGCGAACCGGGGTCGGCTCCGGGTCGCAGTTCGGACCGAGGGCCAGAGCGAGATTGTCACGCCGGCGGGTGAGCTCGATCACCACACCGCCGAGCTGCTCCGTGAGCCTCTGGAGAATGCCCTCGAAGCGGGGCGTGCGCGGTTGGTCATTGACTGCTCGGCGCTCGATTTCTGCGATTCCACGGGGCTCAACGTGCTCCTCGGCGCCCGCCTGAAGGCGGAAGCGGCCGGGGGCGCGGTGCACCTGGCCGCGATGCAGCCGGTGGTGGCGAGAGTCTTCGAGATCACCGGGGCCGAGGCGGTCTTCACGATCCACGAGTCACTCGAAGACGCGATGGAAGAGTGA